The Apium graveolens cultivar Ventura chromosome 10, ASM990537v1, whole genome shotgun sequence nucleotide sequence tttttgggattgatggtctccaagagagggatcgaggccaaccctgataaaataaaggaaatcctggacgtggaaccaccaaaaactgtcaaggatgttcagaagctcacatgaagggttgctgcactgggacgattcatctccaaatcAGGAGACAAGCGCTTATCATTCTTCAAATCactaaaaaatattaaggacattatatggagtgaggaaaaccagaaggctttcgaggagttaaagaaataaatgacccaggccccgttgttggccaaaccagctttgaatgaagttttatacttgtacttggccatttcagagagtgccttgagcgctgtgttggttaaggaggaactgaaaatccagaaacccgtatactatgtcagcaaaattctgcatggtgttgagttgaattatttaactattgagaaatttgctctagccttggtaatggatTCAAGGAAGTcacgtccttactttcaggctcatcaaattgaggtactaacaaatcagcccctgagaaatatcattcatagtcccaaggctagtggaaGGTTGATCAAATGGGCCATAGAGCAGGGAGagttcgacatcaagtataagccacggacgacaataaaagcccagatattagctgacttcgtggtggaatgtaccatacccaaccaagaagttggggggtaggaagataccatacctcaagacaaggaagttgataagggggacaaagagaaggatgataaggagaaagaatattgggttctctattttgatggagcatcaaaaacaaattcaagtggagtaggattggttttacaaagccctgatgggttcttgattaagtatgccatgaagctagacttcccgaccacaaacaatgaggcagaatatgaagccctgatagttGGCCTCGGCCTAGAaaggacacttagagtcaagaacttaaaagtccgtggagactcgaagttggtcatatcccaggtaaagggagagtttgaggcaagggatgatacgatggttAAGTTtatccgcctagtaagggctgtgatgacccaattcgatgaatgccatgttgagcacattccaagggaggaaaatgctaaggcagatgcattgtcaaagtttgcttcatcttagatagaagaaagttctggaagtgtatactttcgcgttttgaaaacacggagcattgattttaagcttgtggctcctataggcctggggacatcatggatagatcccattaaggctcacattcaaaccggttggttgccaaatgatgctactgaagcacgaaaattggctgttcaagcactaaggtactctttgatagatggaattatgtataaaagatctttcatggttccctacttaagatgtctcaggcccgatgaggcacgcttggctcttgaagaagtacatgaaggcatatgtgggcaacacttgggggtaGGGCCTTAGCTTataagataacccatttaggcttttatttgccagaaatgatggctgatgctaaaaaatatgtgaaaaagtgtgaccgctgtcagaagcactcatcgattgttagacaacccccgagatgctgacctccatcaactcgcccatcccctttgctatgtggggacTGGATATTCTGGGGcttttccccatggccacgacacaaaggaagtttttgattgtagtcattgattattttaccaagtggattgaagccaagcccttggccaaaatcataactaagcaggttgcacaattcctgtgggaaaatatcatgtgtcggtatggaattccccgcatcctagtcactgacaatggaacacaattcaacaacgaggaattcaagaagtactgtgaagaaaatgaaattgagttacagttcacctctgtggctcacccgcaagccaatgggcaagcggaagtggcgaatcgaataatcctggatggactaaagaagaggattgagaagtcaaggaataactgggtggatgaaatactcccaatactataggcctataggactacctgtagagtcacgactgaagcaactcccttcatattagcatatggtgcagaagcagttgttcctgtagagatatcacattcctcccccaggattcaagctttcaatgctgaggaaaatgaagaagggcaaaggttagccctggatttaattgatgaagtacgagatgaggcacatgcaaatATAGTGAAATATCATaaaaagcttcgttctactacaacctaagggttaaagaaagattcttcaaacaaggtgacttagtcttgaggaaagtggaagcttctggcgTAGGgtagaaagggaaacttgccccaaattgggaagggccatacaaagtcaaaagcgttcagggtagaggaacctacaagctggagactatggatggttttaaagttccgagaacttggcatgcccaaaacctgaaggtttactatatgtagaacagttaaagtacgattctcacttgtcagagtgacaagtaggtttaaaagcaccttgaagcttttcTTTCTTAGGATTGTttatatagaagatatgttttagattttatcagggtggaacccatttcatgtaaggtatcaagaataccaagttataataaaaagcgttcgacttaatcttagcctattagattgatgcattgtgaaggataaaaccaagttataaacttgagtttgaaaaattaaaaaaatacgaTGATGCTTGGGCAAATAcaactgaaaataataaaaatcaattacaaagttcaatattgtctaagaaagaagaaatacataaaaaacttaggccttggaaggctgggattcttcggaATCACTATCCGAAGTCTCATCGGATGTCTTTTCAGTCGGTCCCTCGGAAGTCCCCtcggaagtctccgcagaggttccCTCGAAACTATCTTCGGGCGCTTTGGATGCTGCAGGAGACGCTGGTTTAGGAGATGCtggttttggaggctcttctaccctggccttctttataatgggctcaggctcctcctcggaagaagattcctcctcttcagagatGGATTCAAGCGCCTTCCTTTTTTGGCCTTGACTCCCCGACGGGCCATCCTTAATCAAATCAGCAAGTTTATCTGAAGcgcccccaagtgctggaactcgcacatgacaagggaaggaagactgttcaaggacttctggaaactcgtccaggatagcctccacagcggcgtcccagccttctttgtagctgactggatgaaggagggcatcatgctccgCCATTAGATCCTTGAATTcctgagtatccatccagccgtcaaaggctttgtccttttGATCCTTAAGGACATTCTCAGCCCGGGctgtttccaggtcagaagttgatgaggcgagttgggcttcaagggcctctattctttggttggcctcttccagcttcttgttcgcatcttctaggccaactttccaagccttggcttggtgaatcgccccttgaaaatgggcgtttgCCTACAAGATACAAAGCAAAAGTAAGAAATGGGAAAAAATTCCAAGAAAAAGGAGAAAAACTATGAATGCcaaaggaaaaagacgtaccgtcgccaaagcctgagctccgaaaagctcgttggcctccaagtcctgttgaaggacaaaatcttgataatcaacaggggaaatggaatgcatagaccattccttggcaagtgCTGTGTTGCCTACAATTGAATCCTTGCCTCAGATTCCCCAAGCGGGTTGGAATAAAGCCCCTGGTTTTTGTTTGTTACGTAAAAGTTGGTTGGGGCCTTCTTCTCCTAGTTCCTTCGCCTGGAGTAGAAACTCTAGGAAACGATCCCCGAGGCGCGGGTCTTTGAAGACCTTCCCAGCACgtttcatcctggttgtctccaggtctttaggctttgtagcctcctcaatcttctcggCCACTGTAACAAATAATAAAAGCGAGTTGAGAAATTAGTAAGGTAAAAAATGGAAGAAACGAAGAAaactagagaaggaaggaaacacgttctacaagaacggtctccctgataagatcccaagaatgggaagtcacattatcttgagtaaggaggttgaaagtTCTGGTttcctcctcagacaaaactatatcattagggctcccatctacggctagcccaaacgacgagcgaaatagggtgccccaatcgccaccctcccaaacgacatacataaaatctttcttccaccccaaattgttgtcagggatggacttcccgttcactatgtgggaaactgttgggcgctggtttaaagaaacccaccccggattcttgtcaagactgttcttgaactgaaaaatctttctgaaaacagcaacagaggtagggacattgtgcttggcacattgcGATAGATAGCACataatcaacctccaagagttaggagggagttggaaagggctgatgcccacatcatctagcaaaacagggataaatggatgaaaggggagtctgatacaTGCCCTTAAAgtgtccctgtagacgcatagtgcgtccttcctccattgacaggccctatcggccggacccgcaagaactaGCTTGAAAGGTTTCTTGATTTTGAAATAACCACTCAACTtatccagctcctttggatcccgcaaggcaccgatatggtcgtgcgcgtctaaatacgcatcagacgggtactcaacccctcgggtgttgatcatatcaatcagGGAAGTGTACCTGGATCGAATGGgaaattcattggactttctggccacattcatcttggccaaacgagtcatctTCTTATTAGCCATCTAAAAGGGGGGGGGCACATAATAAGACAATTTTAAACGCAACctatgcaaaaacaagcacaagaagaaaaagggtttacctgaagtaatgcttTGGAGCGTGCTAAATGAAAGGTTTGGGGCTTTAAATACTCCGACCTACAGTTATTTCTTTGAGATCCTTAACAGAAGAAAAAAGaaggagaatttagaaatgagaaagtgaggagcaatagattctactcactcctttatataggagaaaaagtgtagttgaagggacaaaaagcccagtaaggataAAGACCCAAAGAAGAAAGCCCAGAAATGGAACGTTCCAGAATACTCCAAGGAATTccaaagaaaataaataaaaattcccgagaattctagagaattctaaagaaggtgttttaatatattaaagCCCAGATTAATATGGAAGAGGCCCAATgggaggcccaaatccaattaggatttggaaaaatagaaggcccaaatccaattaagatttggaaaaatagaaggcccaaatccaattaggatttagaaaaatacaggcccaaatcaaagccctaaaaaagataaggcccaaacaaggcccaatccaaattgaATGAGAAGAAGGcccaataagaccaggattgaggtcgaattccaggtcgtgaattctgttcgaattctttcgaacagacacccaaaaattatggatataatagaataggattgaggtcgaaagccaggtaaataagaccaggattgaggtcgaattccaggtcgtgaattctgttcgaattctttcgaacagacacccgaaaattacgggtataatagaacatgattgaggtcgaaagccagaccaggattgaggtcgaattcctgaatcaagcacaatatttttcgaGAATAAGTGCAGAAACctagactaaaatccaggtcgaaggatcgactaggatcctggtcaaaatccaggttgtgaatcctagtcgaaacctaacgaccaggaagcaaataaGCACAAAAATCTCGACTAAGAtctaggtcgaaggttcgactaggattctggtcgaaatccaggtcgtgaatcctagtcgaaacctgatgaccaggaagcaaagaaagacataatattcgaccaaaatccaggtcgaagattcgactaggatcctggtcgaaatccaggtcgtggatcctagtcgaagtccttcgaccaggattgaaaggctggcccaaaattcgactaggatccaggtcaaaatttcgactaggatcctggtcgaaaaagggctgaaaaaatgaaaatatttgtgaaaaattgcagaaaatttgaaaaaaatctcgaaaaaaagggaaaattcctaaaaaaataccagaaaattcctaaaaatagggagaaggtaagaaaataaaaaaggaagtttttaaacgacccttaagccacgtacaaggcaaatcgttgtaaacgtgtaggtcgctccatactttacgcaaaacgataccctaaaagggaatgaacgaacttaacttttgcgaaatcttatacggtttcccaaaagttgggggggggggcaaatgatagggataaattaatcctgattgtgtaattaaatattacattaatcatacatgatttgggctgctaggcccaataagaagatgtatgacattcagaccaaaaaggttaacacattgatcagacctgatggaccagatcaggcctgatggaacaaagaaggtccaaaaaccctgaatattaattaatttcgtaattaattaataagggaaaaatcagctattgagaagagtcccaatgaggacataaatccttgcagattagcctctaagggacctaaaaggataatgaatcagtttcctactatttaggactccaaagtccattctaattctagacttggctaccaagtctctaataacaagtccaattcaaggaccaccaacatctatataaggggcctcaccctcACAAATCataactacgttttttggcttgactctctaattcacagagatacgtaggcatctcgtaaaggcagagttaagctacgaaacacgagagcagccgTTAAAGtccttgagctcccgaaccttagtaataaatacagcaaataataaccttagtttttttatccataacagtggtgtttttttaaaaaggtttttctTCATGATTTgtttagattttttttaatattttggattgtcttaaaaaaattaattaaacaatcaggagtatattttatttattaataacactgcgaaatataatattttatacaaGAAAAATAAGAATCAAAATAACTAAGTCGGGAGAATAAGATTACACAATCAGGATAGGTGTCGAACCCGATGTGTGAAAGGGAGATTATTAGGAGTTGTCTCACATCGGTTGTGGGAGAGGTAAATTGCTAGTATATAAACAGCCAGAAAAACTTCATTAGTATGATGCCTTTTGGGATATGTCAAAAAACAAATTCATGGGGGCTCGACCTAAAGTTGACAATttcatactaatgtggagtttTGATACATGTACTGTTATAGTTGTGTGAATGAGGTAAGGCTTCCTCCATAACACTATGAATAGTGCCACAGTGCTTTTTCAGCAGTGAGACATATAAGGTATCATGTATCCACCTTCTTAGTGATCAGATAAGAACTATAGAAATTTGGCATACAACTTGGGGAGTTGcccactacaccatatatggcctatCGCAACCCCTCTCCGAATGAAAGTTACCTCATATGTTATCTTAGCTACGGTACTTGTGGCCTAATTTAACATGGTGGtttttgtgttacaatagcctAAAACATGGTGTTGCATTAGCTCGAAAGTGTTGCAGCTTGTAACATATTTGTAAAAGTGTTAGCTTAGAttatcaaaatattaataaaatatgtttttaagattaaatattaatttaaatttaaattataataattttaatatgatttACGAATTGAATAAATAACGTACTTgatgatttatgaaattatacataataaactttaaaaagtttcaaatagaaattttctaaggtcttaaaattttaagaaattagtatataaatttcaaaagtaataaaaagttaaaatattatatattccCCTCATTTTAATAAGTGCATTAATATAttcgttttaaaaataaaaaaaaattaaaaaaattaaatatacaAATGATAGAAGTGATAAAATacacataaataattaattattttattaaatgattaTTTGAAATTTATTATTAACTGGTCTCTGCCCATATTTGGGCTAAGCGGGTAAAATCTGTGTTAATAGCcgcccaaattttcagaagttgTTTAAATTTTTTAGATTTTCAGAATATACCGGACCACCCATTTCACTCGCTTCATGTTTTTCTCTCATTACCTTCTCTCCGCCTAATCCCTCTTTCTTTTCCATCACTCTCTCTGGCTAACCCTTTCAATTTAAATTTCTAATTAGAACTCGATTGAATCGGGGTCGAGGCTTCAGTTCTTCATTAACTTTAATTAGCGTTCAATTAACCTATAATCCCTTAAACTtcatctaatatatatatatatatctctgattTCAGGTGTTCATCGTTTGATTTTACACTTGAAGGGCTTTATTTTTTCTTGGACTAGTAGATCGGTTCAGTACTTTGTACATATGCTTTTCGTATGTGTTTTCTGCTGATTCGTCTCAGGTTGTTGCTTAATTTGATCGAATTGAGATTCtagggttttgatttttaaattgtttgttaaggtttattttctgttatATGTTTTCGATTAGTTTGTAATGTAAAATTGAAGTTTCAGGGttttaatttttgtaaattttagtTGTGGAATACTATCTAATATTTTGTTTTCGAGTAATTTTTGAGGTTTTATACTCGGATGTTTTGTAGGATGATGTGTTTGACAAAATGGTGAACCCGATAGTAGAGGATTTTATGAAAGGGAAGAGTGGGATGTTAGCTGCATTAGGTCCCAGTGGTTCTGGAAAGACGCATATGATATTTGGGACTACTAGGCAGCCTGGAATGATTCTGTTAGCTCTACGAAGGATATTTTTGGGTACTGAAGGCAATGGAGCTCAGCCGTCTGGGTAATTGTACTGATTTGATGTACCGTTCTATTTTTTGTAGTTTGAAATGTTAATGGATGTGCATATGACGTGAGCAGGACATTTTATCTGTCTATGTTTGAGATATGTTCGGAGCGAGAAAGAATTGAGGTGCTTTGAAATCTTTACTGGAATTGGCTATGCATATTGTATGAATGATTTATATTGTGTTTTATTTTCCTACAATATTCTTTATAATGGTTTGGAGCAGAAATTGCGAGTAAGAGTTAATCGTTGGACAATTTTATTGTTAGTCAAGATTTCGGGGCTCCGAATGATGATGGGAGAAGTTACCTTGTCGTTTAGTCTGTATATGTTATGCATGCCTTACGTTAACATAGTTTACTATTTTTGATGTGAATTTGAAATTACTAGATTGTTTAAGAGTTATATCACTTTGTCCTTGTCAGAGCAATTTAGATATGTGATAATATAGTGGAAATCTTCGAAATTCCTAAAAAGCTAAAATCAGTTTTACGTTATGTTTGATTGTTCTGTTTTGTCAAAATCTTGTTTTAATGATGAATGTTAAGTTTTTGACTTCATTGGCGAGTTTTTTATATTGTATTAAATGTACATTTTATAGTTCTTGTAAATGTCTTTATGTTTAATTTGAGCAAATCATTATTCATTTCTTCCAGGAACTAGAATGGCTCTTATGTAAGGTTGAGAAATTGTTAAAGCATAACTTCCCCAGATGCACCTTATGATGATGTTCAAATGAAGGTTTCCTATGTATTTGGAGTTCTCTTAGCAATTCAAATTATAAGTTGACACTTATTGAAGCTTATATGGTTATCTATACTATAATTTTTTGGCAGAGATTATCGTATTTACTTCATAAGATTTGATGGTAGATTGCATTGATTATGTAATTCAGCTCCGCTGGTGACAAGGAGGAAGATGGTACCATAAAGCTTCGGGAATGCATTTACCAAGGAAATAATCAATAAAGAAACAAAGTCTAGAACAGTAGAACTTATCTGGATTGTCCTCAGCAAGACAACAACATTTTCCAAGCTTCAATTTTTTCTTGTAGCTGACACACCAAACACAACAGATAAAGTTTATCTGATAAACACCTATAAACCGGAAGAGTTCTAGAAGATAGTTAGTTATGTATAGAGAGAGACAAAGAGAAATGGGGGAGACAAAGACTGTGGCAAGGTTTGCTCGATGGACATTCGAAGCATTATCGACTAGATGTCCCAAACAGTCTGAGCCTTTCCAGATGAGTCTTTGGACTTGGTAATTTCCAGATTTTTCAAGAATCCCCATTTCATTATCttgattttgtgtttgtgtttTAGTTATGTTTAGTAATTTAGAAAGACTGTGATTGATTTTGGGTATGTTTGTGTAGGTATGTAGCAGTGGAGAAGGATCAGACAATGTATGTTAGGCTTTTTCCGGAGCCTAATCAAATAGCTAAATAGCAGCCTCCTATTGCTCGGTTTAGGATCAAGGTAGAAGCTATTAATGTCGGTGTGGAAAATTTGGTTCCCCATGTTTCCCCTGGTATATTTCTTGTTTTCTATAGCTTTTTCAAGTGTTTGTTTGGAAATTTTCATGTTTCCCCGGATCTACTTGACAGGCACACGAAGGCTGAAGCTGCTAATGATCAGCTTACCAAGGAGTTGGTAGTGAGGAAAGAGTTGGTTAATACCTTGTTCATGAAACATCAGTCAGAGAAATAGGTATTATTTGTGGTTTATCAATGATTATTGAATGCTTACTATCCTTTTAAAAAAGACAATGACCAAACAAGGTTCTGTCAAGATCCTTTACTCATTCTGAAGTTATTATCTTTGGAAGTGAGGCCTTGATAGCGATCTCGCAGGAGCATAATAATGAACCAGAAAATGTTGTTCCCACACAAAATACATGTTTCTACACTCATATGCACGCTATACACGTACACTCGTGCACACTGCACATATGCACAGAGTCACATACTTGCATGTATAAGAAATTGTGGGGAGGACAAAATGTTTAAAATCAAGGAGAGATAAGGAGCGGCCCTGTAATATTTACATAAAGACATTTACATAAGAGCCCTGTAATATTTCAGATGGTGGTAGTATTGTTCATGTTCAGATGGTGGTAGCATTGTTCATGTTTGCTGGTTATTAACTAAGTTATTAACTATGTTTGCTGGTTCGATTTTTTTCATGCAAATAACTTAGTTAATATTTCAGGGAACAAAAAAGACTTATAAGAGAAAGCTTCACCTGTATAAAAAGGGAAACGTCCCGGATGGTGGAGTCGAGGAGAAAGTGAAGCAAATTTAAGTATTAGCTTCTAGtagtactttttaaaatttataatcttGGGTTGTTGTTGAGTAAAAAATGTGAACTAGTTTATAGTTAGTTTTGACGTTTAATTTGGTTGTATATTTGGATGTTTAATGTTTGGGTTGGATGCATTATTTTGCAGTTATGAAATTATATAATTGGGATTCTTCGGTTTACAGAATAAACATTTTAATTTATTTGTGCTAAAGTGTTACAATAGCCTCTGAAACTATTACCATATTAtgtttaaaatattttattaggCTAGTTATAATGTTACAACATCTTCTCAAAGTGTTACATTTATTCTATGGGCccacttgccatgtcatcaagaCAACTCAGCACTGTGGGCCTCATACTTGCCATGTCAGCTAGTGGGTCCCACCGTGAGGCTcactttttaaaaacattttaaaactCTAAGATAACATAAAAAACAAGTTAAAACTGATCTCTCTTTC carries:
- the LOC141693269 gene encoding kinesin-like protein KIN-6, with the protein product MVNPIVEDFMKGKSGMLAALGPSGSGKTHMIFGTTRQPGMILLALRRIFLGTEGNGAQPSGTFYLSMFEICSERERIEELEWLLCKVEKLLKHNFPRCTL